In Mytilus galloprovincialis chromosome 1, xbMytGall1.hap1.1, whole genome shotgun sequence, the following are encoded in one genomic region:
- the LOC143079397 gene encoding uncharacterized protein LOC143079397 isoform X3: protein MSDLEVDSTSKSLVASWFGVNTLTETTENDFDKKNDIEVSFGKTSPKNRKKGNDGDGKVTKFTKTNHAPFKFSNNDLQVFMLGLPQKKTISGFVGDKLKKKLTKLKHRQENIEKEEMEKKFLKDDSLEEKYQKRKKNKKMRSSNDEEPCSKIKMVGNTKKKEKAMDIVYSAEALRKMLFEKNNLTKNQKKNLKKKLHRFIMKEEIGKNGFESSINMDAKTDEPQITEKGNKEKQHENGEKKISDKFENRKNVLKTTDDEGSSADISNNIKKRKKKMSVGSDENQSGTVLKKKAKKRKEVLSYLNDTSILDMSITAKIPEIQTPSKNLKHTKSCCEFSEDQTELKQNKHSLKRKCEKEIYTLTSDIKQIDDGQKVKSKDRINNELNCKALWSESLNTTDNTGEFCNVKLHRKRKTIKDQENNLHNMHNGCEVRNDIIINNYGMVNNQDGEKMSRPINNKYKDNSKHEELIDITCSEETTSQDEKYSIDKKGSYIRKEEEEYYIPKKRKKHKTRSKQKNIKKDHRPEHMVISIGC from the exons gaATGATATTGAAGTCAGCTTTGGAAAAACATCCccaaaaaataggaaaaaaggaAATGATGGAGATGGAAAAGTGACAAAGTTTACCAAAACTAACCATGCACCCTTTAAATTCAGCAACAATGATTTACAGGTTTTCATGTTGGGTTTACCACAGAAGAAAACAATTTCTGGTTTTGTAGGGGATAAACTAAAGAAAAAGCTGACCAAAttaaaacatagacaagaaaatATTGAGAAAG AAGAAATGGAGAAAAAGTTTCTCAAGGATGACAGTTTAGAAGAAAAATATCAGAaacgaaagaaaaataaaaagatgagGTCATCTAATGATGAAGAACCTTGTTCCAAAATAAAGATGGTTGGAAacacaaagaaaaaagaaaaagcaatGGACATTGTGTACTCTGCAGAGGCTTTGAGAAAGatgctatttgaaaaaaataatcttacaaaaaatcaaaagaaaaatctCAAGAAAAAGCTGCATAGATTTATTATGAAAGAGGAAATTGG GAAAAATGGTTTCGAGTCATCTATTAATATGGATGCTAAAACAGATGAACCTCAGATCACTGAAAAAGGAAACAAGGAAAAACAACATGAAAATGGTGAGAAAAAAATCAGTGACAAATTTGAAAATAGAAAGAACGTATTGAAAACAACTGATGATGAAGGTTCTTCTGCTGATATTAGCAACAATAttaaaaagagaaagaaaaaaatgtcagttGGAAGTGATGAAAATCAGTCTGGAACTGTGCTTAAAAAGAAAGCGAAGAAAAGGAAAGAGGTCCTTTCATATTTAAATGATACATCAATTTTAGACATGTCTATAACTGCAAAAATCCCAGAAATTCAGACACCAAGTAAAAATTTAAAGCATACCAAAAGTTGCTGTGAATTTTCAGAAGACCAGACAGaattgaaacaaaacaaacatagcttaaaaagaaaatgtgagaAAGAAATTTACACATTGACAAGTGACATAAAACAAATTGATGATGGCCAGAAAGTGAAAAGCAAGGATAGAATAAATAATGAATTGAATTGCAAAGCTTTATGGAGTGAATCCTTAAATACTACAGATAATACAGGTGAATTTTGTAATGTGAAATTACACAGAAAGAGGAAAACAATTAAAGATCAAGAAAACAATCTGCACAACATGCACAATGGATGTGAAGTTAGAaatgacataattataaataacTATGGAATGGTTAATAATCAAGATGGAGAAAAAATGAGTAGACcaattaataacaaatataaagatAATAGTAAACATGAAGAGTTAATAGATATAACATGTTCAGAGGAAACAACCAGTCAAGATGAGAAGTATAGCATTGATAAAAAAGGCAGTTACATAAGAAAAGAGGAAGAG GAATATTATATAcctaagaaaagaaaaaaacataaaacaagaagTAAACAGAAGAATATCAAGAAAGATCATAGACCAGAACACATG